A DNA window from Pseudomonas resinovorans NBRC 106553 contains the following coding sequences:
- the betB gene encoding betaine-aldehyde dehydrogenase, whose translation MARFEEQKLYIGGRYVDSSSGATFETINPANGEVLASVQRAGKEDVERAVASAIEGQKVWAAMTAMQRSRILRRAVDILRERNDELAELETLDTGKPLAETRAVDIVTGADVIEYYAGLIPAIEGEQIPLRETSFVYTRREPLGVVAGIGAWNYPVQIAMWKSAPALAAGNAMIFKPSEVTPLTALKLAEIYTQAGVPDGVFNVLTGSGREVGQWLTEHPQIEKISFTGGTSTGKKVMASASSSSLKEVTMELGGKSPLIIFDDADLDRAADIAVMANFFSSGQVCTNGTRVFVPRALQARFEAKVVERVKRIRLGNPQDAETNFGPLTSFAHMESVLGYIESGRKEGARLLIGGERVTEGEFAKGAYVSATVFSDCTDDMTIVREEIFGPVMSILVYDTEEEVIRRANDTDYGLAAGVVTRDLARAHRVIHKLEAGICWINTWGESPAEMPVGGYKQSGVGRENGLTTLAHYTRIKSVQVEMGDYFSVF comes from the coding sequence ATGGCCCGATTCGAAGAACAGAAGCTCTACATTGGCGGCCGCTACGTCGACTCCAGCAGCGGCGCCACCTTCGAGACCATCAACCCCGCCAATGGTGAAGTCCTGGCCAGCGTCCAGCGCGCCGGCAAGGAAGACGTCGAGCGCGCCGTCGCCAGCGCCATCGAAGGCCAGAAGGTCTGGGCCGCGATGACCGCCATGCAGCGTTCGCGCATCCTGCGCCGCGCCGTGGACATCCTCCGCGAGCGCAACGACGAACTGGCCGAGCTGGAAACCCTCGACACCGGCAAGCCCCTGGCCGAAACCCGCGCGGTGGACATCGTCACCGGCGCCGACGTGATCGAGTACTACGCCGGCCTGATTCCCGCCATCGAAGGCGAGCAGATCCCGCTGCGCGAAACCAGCTTCGTCTACACCCGCCGCGAGCCCCTGGGCGTGGTCGCCGGCATCGGCGCCTGGAACTACCCGGTGCAGATCGCCATGTGGAAATCCGCCCCGGCGCTCGCCGCCGGCAACGCGATGATCTTCAAGCCCAGCGAAGTCACCCCGCTGACCGCTCTGAAACTGGCCGAGATCTACACCCAGGCCGGCGTTCCGGACGGCGTGTTCAACGTGCTCACCGGCAGCGGCCGCGAAGTCGGCCAGTGGCTGACCGAGCACCCGCAGATCGAGAAGATTTCCTTCACCGGCGGCACCTCCACCGGCAAGAAGGTCATGGCCAGCGCCTCCAGCTCTTCCCTCAAGGAAGTGACCATGGAACTGGGCGGCAAGTCGCCGCTGATCATCTTCGACGACGCCGACCTCGACCGCGCCGCGGACATCGCCGTAATGGCCAACTTCTTCAGCTCCGGCCAGGTCTGCACCAACGGCACCCGCGTGTTCGTGCCGCGCGCGCTGCAGGCACGCTTCGAGGCCAAGGTGGTCGAGCGCGTCAAGCGCATCCGCCTGGGCAACCCGCAGGACGCCGAGACCAACTTCGGCCCGCTGACCAGCTTCGCCCACATGGAAAGCGTGCTCGGCTACATCGAGTCCGGCCGCAAGGAAGGCGCGCGCCTGCTGATCGGCGGCGAGCGCGTCACCGAGGGCGAATTCGCCAAGGGTGCCTACGTGTCCGCCACCGTGTTCAGCGACTGCACCGACGACATGACCATCGTCCGCGAAGAAATCTTCGGCCCGGTGATGAGCATCCTGGTCTACGACACCGAGGAAGAAGTGATCCGCCGCGCCAACGACACCGACTACGGCCTGGCCGCCGGCGTCGTCACCCGCGACCTGGCCCGCGCCCACCGCGTTATCCACAAGCTGGAAGCCGGCATCTGCTGGATCAACACATGGGGCGAGTCCCCCGCCGAAATGCCGGTGGGTGGCTACAAGCAATCGGGCGTCGGCCGCGAGAACGGCCTGACCACCCTGGCCCACTACACCCGCATCAAGTCCGTGCAGGTCGAGATGGGCGACTACTTCTCGGTGTTCTGA
- the betI gene encoding transcriptional regulator BetI — translation MPKVGMQPVRRTQLIHATLEAVDQVGMGDASISYIARLAGVSNGIISHYFQDKNGLLEAAMRYLMNDLQDAVRKRRQAMRDDSARGYLRSIIDGNFDDTQVNGPAMKTWLAFWASSMHQPSLRRLQRINDLRLYSNLCWQFRRELDATHARAAARGLAALIDGLWLRGALSGEAFDTEQARRLAYEFLDQQLARPAL, via the coding sequence ATGCCCAAAGTCGGAATGCAGCCCGTGCGGCGCACCCAACTGATCCACGCCACGCTCGAGGCGGTGGACCAGGTCGGCATGGGCGACGCCAGCATTTCCTATATCGCCAGGCTCGCCGGGGTTTCCAACGGCATCATCAGCCACTACTTCCAGGACAAGAACGGCTTGCTGGAAGCGGCCATGCGCTACCTCATGAACGACCTGCAGGACGCGGTGCGCAAACGCCGCCAGGCCATGCGCGACGACAGCGCACGGGGCTACCTGCGGTCCATCATCGACGGCAACTTCGACGACACCCAGGTCAACGGCCCGGCCATGAAGACCTGGCTGGCGTTCTGGGCCAGCAGCATGCACCAGCCGTCCCTGCGCCGTTTGCAGCGCATCAACGACCTGCGCCTGTACTCGAACCTCTGCTGGCAGTTCCGCCGCGAACTCGATGCAACGCACGCCCGCGCTGCCGCCCGTGGCCTGGCCGCGCTGATCGACGGCCTGTGGCTGCGCGGTGCGCTGTCCGGCGAAGCCTTCGACACCGAGCAGGCTCGCCGGCTCGCCTACGAATTCCTTGATCAACAACTGGCCAGGCCGGCGCTTTGA